From Quercus lobata isolate SW786 chromosome 1, ValleyOak3.0 Primary Assembly, whole genome shotgun sequence, one genomic window encodes:
- the LOC115975306 gene encoding uncharacterized protein LOC115975306: MAANMAAKITGAIAGAFAISYACDYLVADKKIFGGTTPSTVSNKKWNEETDKKLQAWPRVAGPPVVMNPIRRQNFIVKAQPE; the protein is encoded by the exons ATGGCAGCAAACATGGCAGCAAAGATAACAGGAGCTATTGCTGGAGCCTTCGCAATTTCATATGCTTGCGACTATCTTGTGGCTGACAAGAAGATATTTGGAG GTACTACCCCCTCAACTGTTTCAAACAAGAAATGGAATGAAGAAACTGATAAGAAGCTCCAGGCTTGGCCTCGTGTTGCAGGGCCTCCTGTTGTGATGAATCCCATCCGTCGCCAGAATTTTATTGTCAAGGCCCAACCTGAATAG